One Salvia miltiorrhiza cultivar Shanhuang (shh) chromosome 6, IMPLAD_Smil_shh, whole genome shotgun sequence genomic window, GCGCAGGTCACGTTTGAAGTTTATATAAGATCATCAACGCTAACAAAACAGCAAAGAGTTAGTGATCAGCATCCATCTTGTTCAACTGGAAACCACCTTCATTGTTCCTATGCACCTCAACCTTCAACTTCTCTTCTTTAGCCCCTCTCTTCACTTTCAGAACCATCTCAAATTTAGCAGATGATTCAACAACCTATCCAGGGGAATCAAGTTGGAGACTCAttagttatattaaaaaaaatggcacAATGACAAAAATATATATGGGTTTGAAACAAGAGTAAATCTGGTTAGCATATACACACATCCCATAGTAAACAACATCATTGGAAATGATCTTTGCTAAGCAAGCACCAAACGACTATGGCATCACCTTGAACTTTCATGTGCCAAAGAAACTCATCAACTCATCTAAAAAAGACTATCATTAGAGAACCCCCACAGCCCTTAAAGTCACAATTgcagccccaaactcatacagTGAATTGTCATCTCAATAAGAAGTGATGAAATCTTTCAAATAGATTGATCAGTCTGAGGTTATCATCAAAGAAGTTTATGAGTCCGAGACCTACATCTATGAATTGAAAGGTTTCATGTTCCTCTAGCAAATTATGAATACCTTCAAATTTGCCACTTATACTATACCAATCAATCAAAGAAAACTCACCTCTGCATTGGCATGGACAATCTCACTCAGTTCATAAGGAAATAACGAGTTAGATCTCTCCTGGATGGTCTTGACAGCATGATGAGCAGCATCTTGAACAACAGGATCGTGCACCGGCACTGATTTCCAGCCAGCTTCCCCTTCATCTGATAATGAAAACCCAAGTCTTGGAATTTCAGAACTCAATTTCAAACATAAACCTAGGCAATATCTTGATAGCTTATACACATAAAAAAAGAAATGGATCAAACTTGAATCAACAATCAACCTATAATCAAAGAGTTAGAGATTAGAGTACATTAGCACGTCCCTATGGATTGAATCTAGTCCAATCTTTCTAAAACTACACCACTACCAAAAGATGAGTGTTTTCTCCAACAGGCAGTTGTCAACTTGAGAAAAATTGGGAAGGAATTAATTTCATAACctcaaagagagagaaagatgcaGATAAATCAAGTTCGATTGAGAAACATAGATTGTAAAGTGGGAATGGATTAGGTACCCTTCTTAGCACCGAGGTCCGATGAGGTGAAGGAAGGAACGTCACCAACATGTTTGAACTCTTGAAGCTCCATGAAATCCTCCCATGGTTTTACCCAGATTTTGGCCTCATAAAGCTTCTTCTTTCCAGAGTCGATGACTTCGAGAGTGAGATGATGGAGCGTGCCAGCGACCACTTGCTCTTGCGCCTTGACGACCCTGACTAGCTCGAGCAGCGCATTctggaaaaagaagagaaaatgtGAAAttgaagagagggagagggaggggCAGTAGTACCTCTTTGTTGTTGTGGTGATCAACAGCAAATTTAGCAAGAGAATGGAGGTCGGCAGTAGAATCGCGTGGAGCACCGAGAGTAGCCATGTTATCGTTGAGTTGATCGGAGCAAAACCCTAAATCGGAATGGGGAAGCGAAGAAGAGAGGAGGAAGAGGGAATGAGCACCGAatacgaagaagaagaaggagaagtaTGTCATTGTGATTGGAGTTGAGATTCGTACGCGTGTTTATTATGCTTAGCTTAACCTCTAAGACTAAGCTCCACTATTTCTTtcaaattccattttttttttacatcacACACTTCAATGAAATCCGTACGTGAATATTGATTATTGATTTATTGTGATATAAGAATCTAACTAAAAAGAGGTCGGTACACCCCAAGTATGGTTtgttattactccctccgtccaccaaaaaaactctcATTTGCGGGTTCGACAGTCgacacggagactaagaaagctgaaaaatatgatgtaaaggtggtgtaaaagactaaaagagtagtgtttatgtattgtaattacttttactaatctttcactagctatttgataataataataataataatgacaataataacaataataataacaataataataataataataataataacgataataataataat contains:
- the LOC130987437 gene encoding cysteine proteinase inhibitor 6, which codes for MTYFSFFFFVFGAHSLFLLSSSLPHSDLGFCSDQLNDNMATLGAPRDSTADLHSLAKFAVDHHNNKENALLELVRVVKAQEQVVAGTLHHLTLEVIDSGKKKLYEAKIWVKPWEDFMELQEFKHVGDVPSFTSSDLGAKKDEGEAGWKSVPVHDPVVQDAAHHAVKTIQERSNSLFPYELSEIVHANAEVVESSAKFEMVLKVKRGAKEEKLKVEVHRNNEGGFQLNKMDADH